Proteins found in one Erythrobacter sp. KY5 genomic segment:
- the fusA gene encoding elongation factor G, which yields MARDYPLERYRNIGIMAHIDAGKTTTTERILYYTGKSYKIGEVHDGAATMDWMEQEQERGITITSAATTCFWNPEDPDMDPMSDPKALRENTPKHRINIIDTPGHVDFTIEVERSLRVLDGAVACFDGVAGVEPQSETVWRQADKYKVPRMCFINKLDRTGADFKYCVQSIIDRLGATPAVLYLPIGIESSLEGLVDLVNQRAITWKNEDLGAEYSFGPIPDDMADEAAEYREKLIELAVEQDDDVMEAYLEGNEPDVQTLKRLIRKGTLEQKFVPVLCGSAFKNKGVQPLLDAVIDYMPSPLDVPAIKGVLPDSDEEASRPSSDDAPFSALAFKIMNDPFVGSLTFTRIYSGKLEKGSVLNSVKDKKEKIGRMLLMHSNEREDIDEAFAGDIVALAGMKETTTGDTLCDPSKPIILERMEFPDPVIELSVEPKTKADQEKMGVALNRLAAEDPSFRVTTDHESGQTIIKGMGELHLDILVDRMKREFKVEANVGAPQVAYREYLARPVDVDYTHKKQSGGSGQFGRVKIKVTPGERGQGFVFEDEIKGGNIPKEYIPAIEKGFREQAESGHLVGFPIIDFTVNLYDGAYHDVDSSAIAFEIAARGAMREVAEKSGIKLLEPIMKVEVVTPEDYLGDVIGDLNSRRGQIQGTDTRGNAQAVEANVPLANMFGYVNELRSFTQGRAQYSMQFSHYDEVPQAVAQEVKEKLA from the coding sequence ATGGCCCGCGATTATCCGCTGGAGCGCTATCGCAATATCGGCATCATGGCACACATCGATGCCGGCAAGACCACCACGACCGAGCGTATCCTCTACTACACTGGCAAGTCTTACAAGATCGGCGAAGTGCACGATGGCGCTGCGACGATGGACTGGATGGAGCAGGAGCAGGAGCGTGGCATCACGATCACCTCGGCTGCGACCACGTGTTTCTGGAACCCGGAAGACCCCGACATGGATCCGATGTCGGATCCCAAGGCGCTGCGCGAAAACACACCCAAGCACCGCATCAACATCATCGACACCCCCGGCCACGTCGACTTCACGATTGAAGTCGAGCGTTCGCTGCGCGTGCTCGACGGTGCGGTTGCCTGCTTTGACGGCGTTGCCGGTGTTGAGCCGCAGTCCGAGACTGTCTGGCGTCAGGCCGACAAGTACAAGGTTCCGCGGATGTGCTTCATCAACAAGCTCGACCGCACCGGCGCCGACTTCAAGTACTGCGTGCAGTCGATCATCGACCGCCTCGGTGCGACCCCGGCTGTCCTGTACCTGCCGATCGGCATTGAATCGAGCCTCGAAGGCCTCGTCGACCTCGTCAACCAGCGCGCGATCACCTGGAAGAACGAAGACCTCGGCGCGGAATATTCGTTCGGCCCGATCCCTGACGACATGGCTGACGAAGCGGCAGAATACCGCGAGAAGCTGATCGAGCTTGCCGTTGAGCAGGACGATGACGTCATGGAAGCCTATCTCGAAGGCAACGAGCCTGACGTTCAGACGCTCAAGCGCCTGATCCGCAAGGGCACGCTTGAGCAGAAATTCGTCCCCGTCCTGTGTGGTTCGGCGTTCAAGAACAAGGGTGTTCAGCCGCTTCTCGATGCGGTCATCGACTACATGCCGTCGCCGCTCGACGTTCCCGCGATTAAGGGCGTCCTGCCCGACAGCGACGAAGAAGCATCGCGTCCGTCATCGGACGATGCGCCTTTCAGCGCGCTGGCGTTCAAGATCATGAACGACCCGTTCGTAGGCAGCCTCACCTTCACCCGGATCTATTCGGGCAAGCTCGAAAAGGGCTCGGTCCTGAACTCGGTGAAGGACAAGAAGGAAAAGATCGGCCGTATGTTGCTGATGCACTCCAACGAGCGTGAAGACATTGATGAGGCGTTTGCCGGCGACATCGTTGCACTGGCAGGCATGAAGGAAACGACCACGGGCGACACCCTGTGCGATCCTTCCAAGCCGATCATCCTTGAGCGGATGGAATTCCCCGATCCCGTGATCGAGCTTTCCGTCGAACCCAAGACCAAGGCCGACCAGGAAAAGATGGGCGTTGCGCTCAATCGTCTGGCTGCTGAGGATCCCTCGTTCCGCGTCACGACCGATCACGAATCGGGCCAGACGATCATCAAAGGCATGGGCGAGCTTCACCTCGACATTCTCGTCGATCGCATGAAGCGCGAATTCAAGGTCGAAGCCAATGTCGGTGCGCCGCAGGTGGCTTACCGTGAATATCTCGCTCGTCCTGTCGACGTGGATTACACCCACAAGAAGCAGTCGGGTGGTTCGGGTCAGTTTGGCCGCGTCAAGATCAAGGTCACCCCGGGTGAGCGCGGTCAGGGCTTCGTGTTCGAAGATGAGATCAAGGGCGGTAACATTCCGAAGGAATATATCCCCGCGATTGAAAAGGGCTTCCGCGAGCAGGCCGAAAGCGGTCACCTCGTCGGCTTCCCGATCATCGACTTCACCGTTAACCTGTATGATGGCGCGTATCACGACGTCGACTCGAGCGCGATCGCGTTCGAAATCGCCGCTCGCGGTGCAATGCGTGAAGTGGCCGAGAAGTCGGGCATCAAGCTGCTTGAGCCGATCATGAAGGTTGAAGTCGTGACCCCCGAGGATTACCTCGGCGACGTCATCGGCGACCTCAACAGCCGTCGTGGCCAGATTCAAGGCACCGACACGCGCGGCAACGCCCAGGCGGTCGAAGCCAACGTGCCGCTCGCCAACATGTTCGGTTACGTCAACGAGCTGCGTTCGTTCACTCAGGGCCGTGCCCAGTACTCGATGCAGTTCAGCCACTACGACGAAGTGCCGCAGGCTGTGGCGCAAGAGGTTAAGGAGAAGCTTGCGTAA
- the rpsL gene encoding 30S ribosomal protein S12, whose product MPTINQLVRKGRTPQKAKSKVPAMEQNPQKRGVCTRVYTTTPKKPNSALRKVAKVRLTNQREVISYIPGEGHNLQEHSVVLIRGGRVRDLPGVRYHVLRGVLDTQGVKDRKQSRSKYGAKRPK is encoded by the coding sequence ATGCCGACGATCAACCAGCTGGTCCGCAAGGGCCGCACCCCGCAGAAGGCCAAGTCGAAGGTCCCTGCGATGGAGCAGAACCCGCAGAAGCGCGGTGTCTGCACGCGCGTCTATACGACGACGCCGAAGAAGCCGAACTCCGCTCTGCGTAAGGTCGCCAAGGTGCGCCTGACGAACCAGCGCGAAGTCATCTCCTACATTCCGGGCGAAGGCCACAACCTGCAGGAGCACTCCGTTGTGCTCATCCGCGGCGGCCGTGTTCGCGACCTTCCCGGCGTTCGCTACCACGTCCTTCGCGGCGTGCTCGATACGCAGGGTGTGAAGGACCGCAAGCAGTCCCGCTCGAAGTACGGCGCCAAGCGTCCGAAGTAA
- a CDS encoding GNAT family N-acetyltransferase, with product MRAVQTLTTPRFTLRPLRREDAAALFPTMSDDDVSLYLTRPAFTSEEELWGWFADPDWNGRTWIAEDAGGDVAGRFVAFPAHEKGVEEVGYITATHRTREGVARECMEALIRHLFTAAIEDAGARKLTAEVDTRNAASVRLLEALGFTREGHLREHESTHAGLCDIYLYGLLRSEWQTPS from the coding sequence ATGAGAGCCGTCCAAACCCTCACCACGCCCCGCTTCACCCTGCGCCCGCTCCGGCGCGAGGATGCAGCCGCGCTCTTCCCGACCATGTCGGACGACGATGTCAGCCTCTACCTCACCCGGCCCGCATTCACCTCTGAGGAGGAGCTGTGGGGCTGGTTCGCCGATCCCGACTGGAACGGGCGCACCTGGATCGCCGAGGATGCGGGCGGAGACGTCGCAGGCCGCTTCGTCGCTTTTCCCGCGCATGAGAAGGGCGTCGAGGAGGTCGGCTACATCACCGCCACCCACCGCACCCGCGAAGGCGTCGCGCGCGAATGCATGGAGGCGCTGATCCGCCACCTGTTCACCGCCGCAATCGAGGACGCAGGCGCGCGCAAGCTCACCGCCGAAGTCGACACCCGCAACGCCGCCTCGGTCCGCCTGCTCGAAGCGCTCGGCTTCACCCGCGAGGGCCACTTGCGCGAGCACGAGAGCACCCATGCGGGCCTGTGCGACATCTACCTCTACGGCCTGCTCAGGAGCGAGTGGCAGACCCCCTCGTAA
- the rpsG gene encoding 30S ribosomal protein S7, whose product MSRRRRPEKRVILPDPRFGDQVLSKFMNNLMLDGKKAVAEGIVYSALETVEAKAKADPVQLFHDALNNVKPQVEVRSRRVGGATYQVPVEVRPERAQALAIRWLIGAARGRPETTMSARLSGELMDAANNRGNAVKKREDTHRMADANRAFSHYRW is encoded by the coding sequence ATGTCACGTCGTCGTCGTCCCGAAAAGCGGGTCATCCTGCCCGATCCCCGTTTTGGTGATCAGGTTCTCTCGAAGTTCATGAACAACCTCATGCTTGACGGTAAGAAGGCCGTTGCTGAAGGTATCGTCTACTCGGCGCTCGAAACGGTTGAGGCGAAAGCCAAGGCCGATCCGGTGCAGCTGTTCCACGATGCGCTCAACAACGTGAAGCCGCAGGTCGAGGTCCGCAGCCGCCGTGTTGGTGGTGCGACCTATCAGGTGCCGGTCGAGGTTCGCCCCGAGCGTGCCCAGGCTCTCGCGATCCGCTGGCTGATCGGTGCGGCTCGTGGTCGCCCCGAAACCACCATGAGCGCCCGTCTGTCGGGTGAGCTGATGGACGCCGCCAACAACCGCGGCAACGCCGTCAAGAAGCGCGAAGACACGCACCGCATGGCGGACGCGAACCGCGCCTTCTCACATTACCGGTGGTAA
- a CDS encoding GNAT family N-acetyltransferase, with translation MPSKPASPIEIHTRLENGNPVCIRTIREDDRELMRAGIAQMSDRSRYLRFFSGARTAPDWVIERLIAADGHDHIAWGAIDTGKDDQPAIGAVHAFRDHEDDDCAEFSVAVLDEYHGLGLGKLLTATILLDAIDEGIAEFEVNMLADNASALDFTRSLGGKIKGHDRGTLEFVLDVKTALARLKAECDPPGMAEVFAAFG, from the coding sequence ATGCCCAGCAAGCCCGCCTCTCCCATCGAGATCCACACCCGGCTGGAAAACGGCAACCCCGTTTGCATTCGCACCATACGCGAGGACGACCGCGAGCTGATGCGCGCTGGCATCGCGCAGATGTCCGACCGGTCGCGCTATCTGCGCTTCTTTTCCGGCGCGCGCACCGCACCCGATTGGGTGATAGAGCGGCTGATCGCAGCCGACGGGCACGACCATATCGCATGGGGCGCAATCGACACGGGCAAGGACGACCAGCCCGCCATCGGCGCGGTCCACGCCTTTCGCGACCACGAGGATGACGATTGCGCGGAGTTCTCCGTTGCCGTGCTTGACGAGTATCACGGCCTTGGCCTTGGCAAGCTGTTGACCGCAACGATCCTGCTCGACGCGATAGACGAAGGCATCGCCGAGTTCGAGGTCAACATGCTGGCCGACAATGCGAGCGCGCTGGACTTCACCCGCTCGCTAGGCGGCAAGATCAAGGGCCACGACCGAGGGACGCTGGAATTCGTACTCGACGTAAAAACCGCCCTCGCCAGGCTGAAAGCCGAATGCGACCCACCCGGCATGGCAGAGGTGTTCGCGGCTTTTGGGTGA
- a CDS encoding ImmA/IrrE family metallo-endopeptidase has product MHFSGERLRVARQRRKLTGKELAKKSGLTSVTVSKAENGHQVEEDTARALASALGFPFEFFWLEPPQVINAESVSFRSLSKMGAAERDAALAAGSLGVELYEWVEHRFNLPSPNLIDLNKERNRPDTAARLLRQHWGLGDRPIGNMLALLESNGVRVLSLSENTANVDAYSFWKADNPYIFLNQRKTPERSIFDSAHELGHLVMHHHAGAKNDKGAEYQADAFASAFLMPEADIKGQISGISTAAQVIRKKDRWRVSAMALAYRLHKLRLISDWVYRSICIDLGKQGYRSGEPVGVEREKSVVWEKVLIALWSERMTKADIANGLKIPLEELENFIFDLAGRSPSPFTGASLKLVV; this is encoded by the coding sequence ATGCATTTTTCAGGTGAGAGGTTGAGGGTCGCTCGACAAAGGCGAAAACTCACGGGGAAGGAGCTGGCGAAAAAGTCCGGCCTTACATCTGTGACGGTATCGAAGGCCGAGAACGGTCATCAAGTCGAAGAGGACACAGCGAGAGCGCTCGCAAGCGCTTTAGGCTTTCCGTTCGAATTTTTTTGGTTGGAGCCACCACAAGTCATCAATGCAGAGAGCGTAAGTTTTCGGAGCCTCTCAAAGATGGGTGCTGCCGAGCGTGACGCCGCACTTGCAGCGGGGTCTTTAGGGGTCGAGCTATACGAATGGGTTGAGCACCGATTCAACTTGCCCTCCCCGAATCTAATTGACCTTAATAAAGAACGGAATCGGCCAGATACAGCTGCGCGTCTTTTGAGGCAGCATTGGGGGCTAGGCGATCGTCCGATTGGTAATATGCTCGCCTTACTGGAATCTAACGGCGTTCGAGTGTTATCGCTTTCTGAAAACACTGCGAATGTAGATGCCTATTCTTTTTGGAAGGCGGACAACCCGTACATTTTTCTCAATCAGAGAAAGACGCCTGAGCGTTCGATTTTCGATAGTGCTCACGAACTGGGTCACTTAGTCATGCATCACCATGCAGGGGCCAAGAATGACAAAGGAGCCGAATACCAGGCAGATGCGTTCGCTTCCGCATTTCTAATGCCAGAAGCGGACATTAAGGGGCAGATTTCTGGCATTTCGACCGCGGCACAGGTAATACGAAAGAAAGATCGCTGGAGAGTTTCGGCAATGGCTCTTGCCTATCGCCTTCACAAGCTTCGGCTGATTAGCGATTGGGTTTACCGATCAATTTGTATCGACCTCGGCAAGCAAGGATATCGGAGTGGCGAGCCAGTTGGCGTGGAGCGAGAAAAATCGGTCGTGTGGGAGAAAGTACTAATAGCTCTTTGGTCTGAGCGAATGACTAAAGCAGATATCGCAAATGGCTTAAAGATTCCGCTCGAGGAACTCGAAAACTTCATCTTCGATTTAGCAGGTCGGAGCCCCTCGCCATTCACCGGGGCTAGCCTTAAGCTCGTAGTTTGA